The following are encoded in a window of Pseudomonas multiresinivorans genomic DNA:
- a CDS encoding Y-family DNA polymerase encodes MLWACILLPQLAMDGTLRGRPEPDAALALLTGPAQRRVLQAVNPAARALGLKPGQSLTAAQALSRDFETAEYDLREVQRWQDLLAAWGYGFSSQVSQHYPRALLMEVQSSLQLFGPWPRFEARLREELNALGFRHRITAAPNPAAARILANGHDGVAIHDNAQLRQYLGRMPLERLGLERDAATSLGRMGLRSLQQLLALPRESLARRFPPQVLRQVDTLLGQRPLALEFYRPPDSFESRIELNFDVESTQALLFPLRRLTADLGAFLAGRDSGVQRFVLHLEHHDGPDTQMPVGLLSAEREAAMLFELSRGRLEQLQLRAPVHSVRLIADDLPPFVPQHRELFDDRPQQSQPWEQLRERLRARLGDDAVHGLGGLAEHRPERAWQGNSTPRLSITEVPRPGWLLAEPQPLREFAPTLLAGPERIESGWWDGEDIRRDYYQVRTRSGQRAWVFRPVGDDGPLLLHGWFA; translated from the coding sequence ATGCTCTGGGCCTGCATTCTCCTGCCTCAGCTGGCGATGGACGGCACGCTCCGTGGCCGTCCCGAACCGGACGCCGCCCTGGCACTGCTCACCGGACCAGCGCAACGCCGCGTGCTGCAGGCGGTGAACCCGGCGGCACGGGCGCTGGGGCTCAAGCCCGGCCAGTCGCTCACCGCCGCCCAGGCCCTGAGCCGCGATTTCGAAACCGCCGAGTACGACCTGCGCGAAGTGCAGCGCTGGCAGGACCTGCTGGCCGCCTGGGGCTACGGTTTCAGCTCGCAGGTCAGCCAGCACTACCCGCGTGCGCTGCTGATGGAAGTACAGTCCAGCCTGCAACTGTTCGGCCCCTGGCCACGCTTCGAGGCGCGCCTGCGTGAGGAGTTGAACGCCCTGGGTTTTCGTCACCGCATCACCGCTGCGCCCAATCCGGCCGCCGCGCGCATCCTCGCCAATGGCCACGACGGCGTGGCGATCCACGACAACGCGCAACTGCGCCAGTACCTGGGCAGGATGCCCCTGGAGCGCCTCGGCCTGGAGCGCGACGCCGCCACCTCGCTGGGCCGCATGGGCCTGCGCAGCCTGCAGCAACTGCTCGCCCTGCCGCGCGAAAGCCTGGCCCGGCGCTTCCCGCCGCAGGTACTGCGCCAGGTTGACACCCTGCTCGGCCAGCGCCCGCTGGCCCTGGAGTTCTACCGGCCACCGGACAGCTTCGAGTCGCGCATCGAGCTGAACTTCGACGTGGAATCCACCCAGGCCCTGCTCTTCCCGCTGCGCCGCCTGACCGCTGACCTCGGCGCCTTCCTCGCCGGGCGCGACAGCGGCGTGCAGCGCTTCGTCCTGCACCTGGAGCACCACGACGGCCCGGACACCCAGATGCCGGTCGGCCTGCTCAGCGCCGAGCGCGAAGCGGCGATGCTCTTCGAGCTGAGCCGGGGCCGCCTGGAACAACTGCAACTGCGCGCCCCGGTACACAGCGTGCGACTCATCGCCGACGACTTGCCGCCCTTCGTGCCGCAGCACCGCGAGCTGTTCGACGACCGCCCGCAGCAATCCCAGCCCTGGGAACAATTGCGCGAACGCCTGCGCGCGCGATTGGGCGACGACGCCGTACACGGCCTCGGCGGCCTCGCCGAGCATCGCCCGGAGCGCGCCTGGCAAGGCAACTCCACACCGCGTCTGTCCATTACCGAGGTCCCGCGCCCCGGCTGGCTGCTGGCAGAACCGCAACCGCTGCGCGAATTCGCCCCTACCCTGCTCGCCGGCCCAGAACGCATCGAGTCCGGCTGGTGGGACGGCGAGGACATCCGCCGCGACTACTACCAGGTGCGCACCCGCAGCGGGCAGCGCGCCTGGGTGTTCCGCCCGGTGGGCGACGACGGCCCGTTGCTGCTGCACGGCTGGTTCGCATGA
- a CDS encoding error-prone DNA polymerase: protein MNAPDEDPGYAELHCLSNFSFQRGASSAAELFERAKKLGYRALAITDECSLAGIVRAWQASKETAIPLITGSELSIEQGPKLVLLAENLAGYENLCRLLTHARRRAEKGSYRLVHTDFDGNLDHLLAIWLPRDDQDDDGLWLRERFPERLWLGVELHKGPDDAGKLHRLREQAARLEIPAVACGDVHMHIRGRRALQDCMTAIRQHLPVHEAGQYLYPNGERHLRPKEALAAIYPAELLAETLKIAGRCSFDLGEDVKYQYPRELVPEGHTPSTWLREKTEEGIKRRWPNGVSSDNRAKVEKELGLIAELEYDSYFLTVHDIVAFARSQSILCQGRGSAANSVVCFALGITELDPSTSKLLFERFISRERNEPPDIDVDFEHDRREEVIQYVFRRYGRSRAALTAVASTYRGAGAVRDVAKALGLPPDQVGALADCCGAWSREAPSNERLEEAGFDPRNPILRRVLALTDQLIGFPRHLSQHPGGFVISQQPLETLVPVENAAMPERTLIQWDKDDLDAVGLLKVDVLALGMLSALRRCFNLIADYRGKLWTLATLPQDCKQTYEMISRADTVGVFQIESRAQMAMLPRLKPERFYDLVIEVAIVRPGPIQGDMVHPYLRRRNKEEPVEYPHDELIPVFERTLGVPLFQEQVMELAVVAAEYTPGEADQLRRSMAAWKRHGGLEPHRQRLSERMLKKKYTQEYIDRIFEQIKGFGSYGFPESHAASFALLTYASCWLKCHEPAAFTCALINSWPMGFYSPDQLLQDARRHGLEIRPVDVRHSHWDCTLEPIAERQPAIRLGLRMVRGLREEVADAIAQAREQQPFADVADLCLRAHLDGRAREQLADAGALRGLAGHRHKARWAIAGVEPQLPLFAGQVTEEAQVSLPLPSRGEDLLTDYATLGTTLGPHPLTLLRGALKARRCRSSRELTTLEADRPVRVAGLVVGRQRPGTASGVTFVTLEDEFGMINVIVWRDLAEQQRRPFLSARLMQVDGTLEAKDGVRHVIAGRLTDLSGLLEGLDVRSRDFH, encoded by the coding sequence ATGAACGCGCCGGATGAAGACCCCGGCTACGCCGAATTGCACTGCCTGTCCAACTTCAGTTTCCAGCGCGGCGCCTCCAGCGCGGCCGAGCTGTTCGAGCGGGCGAAGAAGCTCGGCTACCGCGCCCTGGCGATCACCGACGAATGCAGCCTGGCCGGCATCGTCCGCGCCTGGCAGGCCTCGAAGGAAACCGCGATTCCCCTGATCACCGGCAGCGAACTGAGCATCGAGCAGGGCCCGAAGCTGGTGCTGCTGGCGGAGAACCTCGCTGGCTACGAAAACCTCTGCCGCCTGCTCACCCACGCCCGGCGCCGCGCCGAGAAAGGCAGCTACCGTCTGGTGCACACGGACTTCGACGGCAACCTCGACCACCTGCTGGCGATCTGGCTGCCGCGAGACGACCAGGACGATGACGGCCTGTGGCTGCGCGAACGCTTCCCCGAGCGCCTGTGGCTGGGCGTCGAGCTGCACAAGGGCCCGGACGACGCCGGCAAGCTGCATCGCCTGCGCGAACAGGCCGCGCGCCTGGAGATTCCCGCCGTGGCCTGCGGCGACGTGCACATGCACATCCGCGGCCGCCGCGCCCTGCAGGACTGCATGACCGCCATCCGCCAGCACCTGCCGGTGCACGAGGCCGGCCAGTACCTCTATCCCAATGGCGAGCGCCACTTGCGCCCGAAGGAAGCGCTGGCGGCGATCTATCCGGCCGAGTTGTTGGCGGAAACGCTGAAGATTGCCGGGCGCTGTAGCTTCGATCTGGGCGAGGATGTGAAATACCAGTACCCGCGCGAGCTGGTGCCCGAAGGCCATACGCCCTCCACTTGGCTGCGGGAGAAGACCGAGGAAGGCATCAAGCGGCGCTGGCCGAATGGAGTCAGTAGCGACAATCGCGCGAAGGTCGAGAAAGAATTAGGGTTGATTGCCGAGCTGGAATACGACAGCTACTTCCTCACCGTCCACGACATCGTCGCCTTTGCCCGCAGCCAGAGCATCCTCTGCCAGGGACGCGGCTCGGCAGCCAACTCCGTGGTCTGCTTCGCCCTGGGCATCACCGAGCTGGATCCGTCCACATCCAAACTATTGTTCGAGCGTTTCATTTCCCGCGAACGCAACGAGCCGCCAGACATCGATGTCGACTTCGAGCACGACCGCCGCGAGGAAGTCATCCAGTACGTGTTCCGCCGCTACGGCCGCAGCCGCGCGGCGCTCACCGCCGTGGCCAGCACCTACCGCGGCGCCGGCGCGGTGCGCGACGTGGCCAAGGCGCTGGGGCTGCCGCCGGACCAGGTCGGCGCACTGGCCGACTGCTGCGGCGCCTGGAGCCGCGAAGCACCCTCGAACGAGCGACTGGAGGAAGCGGGCTTCGATCCCCGCAACCCCATCCTGCGCCGCGTGCTGGCACTGACCGACCAGCTGATCGGTTTCCCCCGGCACCTGTCGCAGCACCCCGGCGGCTTCGTCATCTCCCAGCAGCCGCTGGAAACCCTGGTGCCGGTGGAAAACGCCGCGATGCCCGAGCGCACCCTGATCCAGTGGGACAAGGATGACCTCGACGCCGTCGGCCTGCTCAAGGTCGACGTCCTCGCCCTCGGCATGCTCAGCGCCCTGCGCCGCTGCTTCAACCTGATCGCCGACTATCGCGGCAAGCTCTGGACGCTCGCCACGCTGCCGCAAGACTGCAAGCAGACCTACGAGATGATCAGCCGGGCCGACACCGTGGGGGTGTTCCAGATTGAGTCCCGCGCACAGATGGCCATGCTGCCGCGCCTCAAACCCGAAAGGTTTTATGACCTGGTGATCGAAGTCGCCATCGTCCGCCCCGGTCCGATCCAGGGCGACATGGTCCATCCCTATCTGCGTCGACGGAACAAGGAAGAACCAGTCGAGTATCCGCACGACGAGCTGATTCCGGTCTTCGAGCGCACCCTGGGCGTGCCGCTGTTCCAGGAGCAAGTGATGGAGTTGGCGGTGGTTGCCGCCGAATACACACCGGGCGAGGCAGACCAGTTACGCCGTTCCATGGCTGCCTGGAAGCGCCACGGTGGGCTGGAACCCCATCGCCAGCGTTTGTCCGAGCGCATGTTGAAGAAGAAATACACCCAGGAATACATCGACCGCATCTTCGAGCAGATCAAGGGCTTCGGCAGCTACGGCTTCCCCGAATCCCACGCCGCCAGCTTCGCCCTGCTCACCTACGCCAGCTGCTGGCTGAAATGCCACGAGCCGGCGGCCTTCACCTGCGCCCTGATCAACAGCTGGCCCATGGGCTTCTACAGCCCCGACCAGTTGCTGCAGGACGCCCGCCGCCACGGCCTGGAGATCCGCCCGGTGGACGTGCGCCACAGCCACTGGGACTGCACCCTGGAACCCATCGCCGAACGACAGCCGGCGATCCGCCTCGGCCTGCGCATGGTGCGCGGGCTGCGTGAAGAGGTCGCCGATGCCATCGCTCAAGCACGGGAGCAACAGCCCTTCGCCGACGTCGCCGACCTCTGCCTACGCGCCCATCTCGACGGCCGCGCCCGCGAGCAACTGGCCGACGCCGGCGCCCTGCGCGGTCTCGCCGGCCATCGGCACAAGGCGCGCTGGGCGATTGCCGGGGTCGAGCCGCAACTGCCGCTGTTCGCCGGCCAGGTCACCGAGGAGGCCCAGGTCAGCCTACCGCTGCCCAGCCGTGGCGAAGACCTGCTGACCGACTACGCGACCCTGGGCACCACCCTCGGCCCGCACCCCCTGACCCTGCTGCGCGGCGCCCTCAAGGCTCGGCGCTGCCGCAGCTCGCGGGAACTGACCACGCTGGAAGCCGACCGTCCGGTGCGCGTTGCCGGCCTGGTGGTCGGTCGGCAACGGCCGGGCACCGCCAGCGGCGTCACCTTCGTCACGCTGGAAGACGAATTCGGCATGATCAACGTGATCGTCTGGCGCGACCTTGCCGAACAGCAGCGCCGCCCCTTCCTCAGCGCCCGCCTGATGCAGGTGGACGGCACCCTGGAAGCCAAGGACGGCGTGCGCCATGTGATCGCCGGGCGGTTGACGGATTTGAGCGGGTTGCTGGAGGGGCTGGATGTACGGAGCCGGGATTTCCACTGA
- a CDS encoding LysR family transcriptional regulator has translation MITLRHIEVFRAVMTTGSVTRAAAFLHTSQPTVSRELARLEQLVGFELFLRERGRLAPTARALMLFEEVERSFTGLDRIVAFAGSLGQFAEGKFSIGCLPALSQALLPEACKRFSRENPAISLEVAALESPHLEEALSAQHHDIGLIENDDAPRGTELQPLLAVDEVCILPDSHPLLARECLEAADFAGQPFVSLATSDRYRHLIDAVFLGAGVQRQMQVETHSAVSVCSMVRAGLGLAVVNPITALMFQGQGIQLRPLAFSLPFQVSVAKPLYRPATPLRERFVAALQAEAGVLVQRLREAGVGCTLYQK, from the coding sequence ATGATCACCCTCCGCCACATCGAAGTCTTCCGCGCGGTCATGACTACCGGCAGCGTCACCCGCGCGGCGGCGTTTCTGCATACCAGCCAGCCCACCGTCAGCCGCGAACTGGCTCGGCTGGAGCAACTGGTCGGCTTCGAGCTGTTCCTGCGCGAGCGCGGGCGGCTGGCGCCGACGGCGCGGGCGTTGATGCTGTTCGAGGAAGTGGAGCGCTCCTTCACCGGGCTGGACCGTATCGTCGCCTTCGCCGGCAGCCTGGGGCAGTTCGCCGAGGGCAAGTTCTCCATCGGCTGCCTGCCGGCGCTCTCCCAGGCGCTGCTGCCGGAAGCCTGCAAGCGCTTCAGCCGGGAAAACCCGGCCATCAGCCTGGAAGTGGCGGCGCTGGAGTCGCCGCATCTGGAAGAGGCCCTCAGCGCCCAGCACCACGACATCGGCCTGATCGAGAACGACGACGCCCCGCGTGGCACCGAGCTGCAGCCGCTGCTGGCGGTGGACGAGGTGTGCATTCTCCCGGATAGCCACCCGCTGCTGGCCCGCGAGTGCCTGGAAGCGGCGGATTTCGCCGGCCAGCCCTTCGTCAGCCTCGCCACCAGCGACCGCTATCGGCACCTGATCGACGCGGTGTTCCTCGGCGCCGGCGTGCAGCGGCAGATGCAGGTGGAAACCCACAGCGCCGTCTCGGTTTGCAGCATGGTCCGCGCCGGGTTAGGCCTTGCCGTGGTCAACCCGATCACCGCCCTGATGTTCCAGGGCCAGGGCATCCAGCTGCGGCCGCTGGCGTTCTCGCTGCCGTTCCAGGTCAGCGTGGCGAAGCCGCTGTACCGCCCCGCTACGCCACTGCGCGAGCGCTTCGTCGCGGCACTTCAGGCAGAAGCTGGCGTGCTGGTACAGCGCCTGCGCGAAGCCGGCGTAGGCTGCACCCTATATCAAAAATGA
- the lysA gene encoding diaminopimelate decarboxylase codes for MTFLALPRAEQLALQFGTPLWIYDAATIRSQIERLKSFDIIRFAQKACSNLHILRLMREQGVKVDAVSQGELLRALAAGYSCREDESEIVFTADLLDRTTLETVVEHGIPVNAGSIDMLRQLGEVAPGHPVWLRINPGFGHGHSNKTNTGGEHSKHGIWHSDLRAALDVIRERGLRLVGLHMHIGSGVDYGHLAQVGEAMLGLVQQVKDAGHDLSGISAGGGLSIPYRAGDPEVDTAHYFQLWDKARKAAEAVVGHKLHLEIEPGRYLVAQSGCLLSEVRATKDAGRNHFVLVDAGFNELMRPSMYGSYHGIRVLAGDVASREVIDTVVAGPLCESGDVFTQGDGGVVIPRALPRAQVGDLLLIEDTGAYGASMSSNYNSRPLIAEVLLEGTEAKLIRRRQRVEELLALEEDLG; via the coding sequence ATGACTTTCCTCGCCCTGCCCCGCGCCGAACAGCTCGCCCTGCAATTCGGCACCCCGCTGTGGATCTACGACGCCGCCACCATCCGCAGTCAGATCGAGCGTCTGAAGAGCTTCGACATCATCCGCTTCGCCCAAAAGGCCTGCTCCAACCTGCACATCCTGCGCCTGATGCGCGAACAGGGCGTGAAGGTCGACGCCGTTTCCCAGGGCGAACTGCTGCGCGCCCTGGCCGCTGGCTACTCGTGCCGCGAGGATGAATCCGAGATCGTCTTCACCGCCGACCTGCTGGACCGCACCACCCTGGAAACCGTGGTCGAGCACGGCATCCCGGTGAACGCCGGCTCCATCGACATGCTCCGCCAGCTGGGCGAAGTCGCTCCCGGCCACCCGGTGTGGCTGCGCATCAACCCCGGTTTCGGCCACGGCCACAGCAACAAGACCAACACCGGCGGCGAGCACTCCAAGCACGGCATCTGGCACAGCGACCTGCGCGCCGCCCTGGACGTGATCCGCGAACGCGGCCTGCGCCTGGTCGGCCTGCACATGCACATCGGCTCGGGCGTCGACTACGGTCACCTGGCCCAGGTCGGCGAAGCCATGCTCGGCCTGGTACAGCAGGTGAAGGACGCCGGCCACGACCTGTCGGGCATTTCCGCCGGCGGCGGCCTGTCCATCCCTTACCGCGCCGGCGACCCGGAAGTGGACACCGCGCATTACTTCCAGCTGTGGGACAAGGCGCGCAAGGCCGCCGAAGCCGTGGTCGGCCACAAGCTGCACCTGGAGATCGAACCGGGCCGATACCTGGTCGCCCAGTCCGGCTGCCTGCTCAGCGAAGTGCGCGCCACCAAGGACGCCGGCCGCAACCACTTCGTGCTGGTGGACGCCGGCTTCAACGAGCTGATGCGCCCGTCCATGTACGGCAGCTACCACGGCATCCGCGTACTGGCCGGCGACGTGGCCAGCCGCGAGGTGATCGACACGGTAGTGGCCGGCCCGCTGTGCGAGTCCGGCGACGTGTTCACCCAGGGTGACGGCGGCGTGGTCATCCCCCGTGCCCTGCCCCGCGCTCAGGTTGGCGACCTGCTGCTGATCGAGGACACCGGCGCGTATGGCGCGTCCATGTCGTCGAACTACAACAGCCGTCCGCTGATCGCCGAAGTGCTGCTGGAAGGCACCGAAGCCAAGCTGATCCGCCGCCGCCAGCGCGTGGAAGAGCTGCTGGCGCTGGAAGAAGACCTGGGCTGA
- a CDS encoding Lrp/AsnC family transcriptional regulator, translating to MSNMTKNADAALLNLLRANARESISELARKLGVSRSTVQSRIERLEQQGIISGYSIKVSDSYAQSLVRAHVLVTALPKLSHQVVQALEKIIEVKTLHSVSGNFDMIVIVEALSIRDLDAVLDRIGALDGVERTMSSIILSTRIDR from the coding sequence ATGAGCAATATGACGAAAAACGCCGATGCGGCCTTGTTGAACCTGTTGCGCGCCAACGCCCGCGAGTCGATTTCCGAGCTGGCGCGCAAGCTGGGGGTGTCCCGCTCCACGGTGCAGAGCCGTATCGAGCGGCTGGAGCAGCAGGGCATCATCAGCGGCTATTCGATCAAGGTGTCGGACAGCTACGCCCAGTCGCTGGTGCGCGCCCACGTGCTGGTGACGGCGCTGCCCAAGCTGTCGCACCAGGTGGTGCAGGCGCTGGAGAAGATCATCGAGGTGAAGACACTGCACTCGGTGAGCGGCAACTTCGACATGATCGTGATCGTCGAGGCGCTGTCGATCCGCGACCTGGACGCCGTGCTGGACCGCATCGGCGCGCTGGACGGGGTGGAGCGGACGATGTCGTCGATCATTCTGTCGACGCGCATCGATCGGTGA
- a CDS encoding flavin monoamine oxidase family protein — protein MHKNRHPHTPGKKPVTIFGPDFPFAFDDWIEHPAGLGSIPAEKHGQEVAIVGAGISGLVAAYELMKMGLKPVVYEASKMGGRLRSETFEGADGIIAELGGMRFPVSSTAFYHYVDKLGLETRPFPNPLTPASGSTVVDLEGTSHYAEKIDDLPEIFREVAQAWADALEDGARFSEIQDAIRERDTVKLKALWDELVPKWDDRTFYDFVASSRAFSRLSFQHREIFGQVGFGTGGWDSDFPNSMLEIFRVVMTNCDDHQHLVVGGVEQVPRGIWSHVPENCAHWPAGTSLASLHNGAPRPGVKKIARAADGTFAVTDYWGDTRHYAAVLATCQTWLLTTQIECEEALFSQKMWMALDRTRYMQSSKTFVMVDRPFWKDKDPQTGRDVMSMTLTDRLTRGTYLFDNGDDKPGVICLSYSWMSDAMKMLPHPVEKRVQLALDALKKVYPKVDIAGHIIGNPITVSWEADPHFLGAFKGALPGHYRYNQRMYAHFMQDDMPAEQRGIFIAGDDVSWTPAWVEGAVQTSLNAVWGIMKHFGGATHPENPGPGDRFAELGPMALPD, from the coding sequence ATGCACAAGAACCGCCATCCCCACACCCCCGGCAAGAAACCGGTGACCATCTTCGGCCCGGACTTCCCCTTCGCCTTCGACGACTGGATCGAGCACCCCGCCGGCCTGGGCAGCATCCCGGCCGAGAAGCACGGCCAGGAAGTGGCCATTGTCGGCGCCGGCATTTCCGGGCTGGTGGCGGCCTACGAGCTGATGAAAATGGGCCTGAAACCCGTGGTCTACGAGGCCTCGAAGATGGGCGGTCGCCTGCGCTCGGAAACCTTCGAAGGCGCCGACGGCATCATCGCCGAGCTGGGCGGCATGCGTTTCCCGGTGTCCAGCACCGCCTTCTACCACTACGTCGACAAGCTCGGGCTGGAAACCAGACCCTTCCCCAACCCGCTGACCCCGGCCTCGGGCAGCACCGTGGTCGACCTGGAGGGCACCAGCCACTACGCGGAGAAGATCGACGACCTGCCGGAAATCTTCCGCGAAGTCGCCCAGGCCTGGGCCGACGCGCTGGAAGACGGCGCGCGCTTCTCCGAGATCCAGGACGCCATCCGCGAGCGCGACACGGTCAAGCTCAAGGCCCTGTGGGACGAGCTGGTGCCCAAGTGGGACGACCGCACTTTCTACGACTTCGTCGCCAGCTCCAGGGCTTTCTCCCGGCTGTCCTTCCAGCACCGTGAAATCTTCGGCCAGGTCGGTTTCGGCACCGGCGGCTGGGACTCGGACTTCCCCAACTCCATGCTGGAAATCTTCCGCGTGGTGATGACCAACTGCGACGACCACCAGCATCTGGTCGTAGGCGGCGTCGAGCAGGTACCGCGCGGCATCTGGAGCCACGTGCCGGAAAACTGCGCGCACTGGCCGGCCGGCACTTCCCTGGCCTCGCTGCACAACGGCGCGCCGCGTCCGGGCGTGAAGAAGATCGCCCGCGCCGCCGACGGCACCTTCGCCGTCACCGATTACTGGGGCGACACCCGTCACTACGCGGCCGTCCTGGCGACCTGCCAGACCTGGCTGCTGACCACCCAGATCGAATGCGAGGAAGCGCTGTTCTCGCAGAAGATGTGGATGGCCCTCGACCGCACCCGCTACATGCAGTCCTCGAAGACCTTCGTGATGGTCGACCGGCCGTTCTGGAAGGACAAGGACCCGCAGACCGGCCGCGACGTGATGAGCATGACCCTCACCGACCGCCTGACCCGCGGCACCTACCTGTTCGACAATGGCGACGACAAGCCGGGGGTGATCTGCCTGTCCTACTCCTGGATGAGCGACGCCATGAAGATGCTCCCGCACCCGGTGGAGAAGCGCGTGCAGCTGGCCCTGGACGCGCTGAAGAAGGTCTACCCGAAGGTCGATATTGCCGGGCACATCATCGGTAATCCGATCACCGTATCCTGGGAGGCCGACCCGCACTTCCTCGGCGCCTTCAAGGGCGCGCTGCCGGGCCACTACCGCTACAACCAGCGCATGTACGCGCACTTCATGCAGGACGACATGCCCGCCGAACAGCGCGGCATCTTCATTGCCGGCGACGATGTGTCCTGGACCCCGGCCTGGGTGGAAGGCGCGGTGCAGACCTCGCTGAACGCCGTGTGGGGCATCATGAAGCACTTCGGCGGCGCGACTCATCCGGAGAACCCCGGTCCGGGCGATCGCTTCGCCGAGCTGGGCCCGATGGCGCTGCCGGACTGA
- a CDS encoding carbon-nitrogen hydrolase family protein: protein MYLALYQCPPGPEDVAGNLQRLEQAARQAVQNGADLLVLPEMYLSGYNIGAKRVAELAENCDGPSALRIAEIAREHKLGILYGYPERDANGAIFNSVQLIDRQGERRANYRKTHLYGDLDRSQFSASDEPPAIFELDGWKIGLLICFDVEFPEAVRTLALAGADLVLVPTANMRPYEFVAQVLVPTRAYENQVFLAYANYVGTEGEIEYCGLSSIVAPDGQVLTKAKHSEELLVAELDPQRIALAREGYSYVHLRRPVLYRS from the coding sequence ATGTACCTCGCCCTCTACCAGTGCCCTCCCGGCCCCGAAGACGTCGCCGGCAACCTGCAGCGTCTGGAACAGGCAGCGCGGCAGGCAGTGCAGAACGGCGCGGATCTGCTGGTGCTGCCGGAGATGTACCTGTCCGGCTACAACATCGGCGCGAAGCGTGTCGCGGAACTGGCGGAAAACTGCGACGGCCCCTCCGCCCTGCGCATTGCCGAAATCGCCCGCGAGCACAAGCTCGGCATCCTCTACGGCTACCCCGAACGTGACGCCAACGGCGCCATCTTCAACAGCGTGCAGCTGATCGACCGGCAGGGCGAACGCCGCGCCAACTACCGCAAGACCCACCTCTACGGCGATCTCGACCGCAGCCAGTTCAGCGCTTCCGACGAGCCGCCGGCGATCTTCGAACTGGACGGCTGGAAGATCGGCCTGCTGATCTGCTTCGACGTGGAGTTCCCCGAAGCCGTGCGCACCCTGGCGCTGGCCGGCGCCGACCTGGTGCTGGTGCCCACCGCCAACATGCGCCCCTACGAGTTCGTCGCCCAGGTCCTGGTACCGACCCGCGCCTACGAAAACCAGGTGTTCCTGGCCTATGCCAACTACGTTGGCACCGAGGGCGAAATCGAGTACTGCGGGCTGAGCAGCATCGTCGCCCCGGATGGCCAGGTTCTGACCAAGGCCAAGCACAGCGAAGAGCTGCTGGTAGCCGAGCTGGACCCGCAGCGCATCGCCCTGGCGCGCGAGGGGTACAGCTACGTGCACCTGCGGCGGCCGGTGCTGTATCGCAGCTGA
- a CDS encoding cytochrome c3 family protein: MKRIWIGLSVGAVVALSAGAWFAHGHWQRNRPLMPLAFPHEPHASVNCITCHHDYKDQSPSVSGNRTCILCHKQSPALAVRMEADFHQLCQSCHLERLQAFHASGPVRSCQACHRRGNL; the protein is encoded by the coding sequence GTGAAACGCATCTGGATCGGACTTTCGGTAGGCGCCGTCGTGGCGCTGTCGGCGGGGGCGTGGTTCGCCCACGGGCACTGGCAGCGCAATCGTCCGCTGATGCCGCTGGCGTTCCCCCACGAGCCGCACGCCTCGGTGAATTGCATCACCTGTCACCACGACTACAAGGACCAGTCGCCTTCGGTCTCCGGCAACCGCACCTGCATCCTCTGCCACAAGCAGAGCCCGGCGCTGGCGGTGCGCATGGAAGCGGATTTCCATCAGCTCTGCCAGAGCTGTCACCTCGAACGATTGCAGGCTTTCCACGCCAGCGGGCCGGTGCGCAGCTGCCAGGCGTGCCATCGCAGAGGGAACCTGTAG
- a CDS encoding ferric reductase-like transmembrane domain-containing protein, producing MPALIARLALGCLLPVAILLGLGAMPGLGYAWDFANAAGLLGACLLGLLFVIGGRPQPRPLYEGKFFLRLHRDLGFAAVVLLLIHIVVLLFDEPLLIEDLLPSAPGYMLAGLASAMLMLVLAISSLNRVRPRWSSSAASYRRWHYGGSLLALLLMAVHVLGAGYYSGGLWKGALLVALMLAAAIWPRLPKPANGISGRKRNTALRATWFALAASGVIIGLSALYSLLANVELPL from the coding sequence ATGCCTGCGCTGATCGCGCGCCTGGCGCTCGGCTGCCTGCTGCCGGTCGCCATCCTGCTCGGCCTCGGCGCCATGCCGGGGCTCGGTTACGCCTGGGATTTCGCCAATGCCGCCGGGCTGCTCGGTGCTTGCCTGCTGGGGCTGCTGTTCGTCATCGGCGGCCGCCCGCAGCCGCGCCCTCTCTACGAGGGGAAATTCTTCCTGCGGTTGCACCGTGATCTCGGGTTTGCGGCGGTGGTGCTGCTGCTGATCCATATCGTTGTGTTGCTGTTCGACGAGCCGCTGCTAATCGAAGACCTGCTGCCGTCCGCGCCCGGCTACATGCTGGCCGGACTGGCTTCGGCGATGCTGATGCTGGTGCTCGCGATATCCAGCCTGAACCGCGTGCGCCCGCGCTGGAGCAGCAGCGCCGCCTCGTACCGCCGCTGGCATTACGGCGGCAGCCTGCTCGCCCTGTTGCTGATGGCCGTGCACGTGCTTGGCGCGGGTTACTACAGCGGTGGCCTCTGGAAGGGCGCCCTGCTGGTGGCGCTGATGCTGGCGGCCGCCATCTGGCCGCGCCTGCCCAAACCTGCCAACGGCATCAGTGGTCGCAAGCGCAATACGGCGCTGCGGGCTACCTGGTTCGCGCTGGCGGCCAGTGGCGTGATCATCGGATTGTCGGCGCTCTACAGCCTGCTGGCGAACGTGGAGCTGCCGTTGTGA